GGACGAAGGTGTGGCCATGGCGATGGGCGCCTTCCTGGTCGGCAAGCGACCCGTAGCGCTGATGGAAGGCTCCGGAATCGGTCTATCGGCGCTGATTCTAGCTCGTGGAATCGTCCAAAAAACTCCGACCATGCTGATTGCCGGTCACAACAGTACGCTAGGTGAGCGCTACGATTATCACGGCGCGACCCGACTCGTGGCGGAGCCGGTTCTCCGCGCGCTAGATATTCCATACCATGTTCTTTTCGATCCGCGTGAGATACAGACCGTAATCGTCGAGGCTCAAGCAACCATCGAAGGCCAACGCATTCCCGTTGGAATCCTAGTCCCGAGTCACGTCATCAGAGAGATGGGAGAGAAATGAACCGGATCGAAGTCCTTCGCTACATTGCC
This portion of the Candidatus Binatia bacterium genome encodes:
- a CDS encoding thiamine pyrophosphate-binding protein; translation: MSKSRGLKTSSPTPVSTGKAGVRYRQEALEAFYDGFKAAGIDFAVFLPDSMLDGVEQLILERGGIDAYQCSREDEGVAMAMGAFLVGKRPVALMEGSGIGLSALILARGIVQKTPTMLIAGHNSTLGERYDYHGATRLVAEPVLRALDIPYHVLFDPREIQTVIVEAQATIEGQRIPVGILVPSHVIREMGEK